The Cucumis melo cultivar AY chromosome 6, USDA_Cmelo_AY_1.0, whole genome shotgun sequence genome includes a region encoding these proteins:
- the LOC127149777 gene encoding uncharacterized protein LOC127149777 isoform X2 — protein MEQLKLLEQQSSGRMARSSSTLQTVGYSFFAAIFNVGWAATQVSHMSMVNCITLNSTSRVALASCRNAFNMVANLSLYAVALLVFSITKAKSHTDIEYQGAITKQMTAIEEIVASEYN, from the exons ATGGAGCAATTAAAATTACTGGAACAACAATCAAGTGGAAGGATGGCTCG AAGTTCGTCGACATTGCAAACTGTAGGCTACAGCTTCTTTGCGGCaatctttaatgttggttgggCTGCCACTCAGGTTTCACATAT GTCTATGGTTAATTGTATTACATTGAACTCAACTAGTAGAGTGGCATTGGCTAGCTGCCGCAATGCTTTTAATATG GTTGCAAATCTTAGTCTGTATGCAGTGGCTTTGTTGGTGTTCAGTATCACGAAGGCAAAATCACATACAGATATTGAATATCAG ggagctatcactaaacaaatgactgcaatagaagaaatagttgcaagtgagtacaattag
- the LOC127149777 gene encoding uncharacterized protein LOC127149777 isoform X1, whose protein sequence is MEQLKLLEQQSSGRMARSSSTLQTVGYSFFAAIFNVGWAATQVSHMSMVNCITLNSTSRVALASCRNAFNMVANLSLYAVALLVFSITKAKSHTDIEYQFNKDLPSALRNKSYVWELSLNK, encoded by the exons ATGGAGCAATTAAAATTACTGGAACAACAATCAAGTGGAAGGATGGCTCG AAGTTCGTCGACATTGCAAACTGTAGGCTACAGCTTCTTTGCGGCaatctttaatgttggttgggCTGCCACTCAGGTTTCACATAT GTCTATGGTTAATTGTATTACATTGAACTCAACTAGTAGAGTGGCATTGGCTAGCTGCCGCAATGCTTTTAATATG GTTGCAAATCTTAGTCTGTATGCAGTGGCTTTGTTGGTGTTCAGTATCACGAAGGCAAAATCACATACAGATATTGAATATCAG TTTAACAAGGATCTACCTTCCGCATTGCGCAATAAAAGTTATGTTTG ggagctatcactaaacaaatga
- the LOC127149777 gene encoding uncharacterized protein LOC127149777 isoform X3: protein MEQLKLLEQQSSGRMARSSSTLQTVGYSFFAAIFNVGWAATQVSHMSMVNCITLNSTSRVALASCRNAFNMVANLSLYAVALLVFSITKAKSHTDIEYQFNKDLPSALRNKRSYH, encoded by the exons ATGGAGCAATTAAAATTACTGGAACAACAATCAAGTGGAAGGATGGCTCG AAGTTCGTCGACATTGCAAACTGTAGGCTACAGCTTCTTTGCGGCaatctttaatgttggttgggCTGCCACTCAGGTTTCACATAT GTCTATGGTTAATTGTATTACATTGAACTCAACTAGTAGAGTGGCATTGGCTAGCTGCCGCAATGCTTTTAATATG GTTGCAAATCTTAGTCTGTATGCAGTGGCTTTGTTGGTGTTCAGTATCACGAAGGCAAAATCACATACAGATATTGAATATCAG TTTAACAAGGATCTACCTTCCGCATTGCGCAATAAAA ggagctatcactaa
- the LOC103491701 gene encoding uncharacterized protein LOC103491701: protein MAAMIFHVFSSSALLSLGLYHIVSVTLNFLKSPLSYSARPYHPFPPSSSHQLHLPHHQHHHHYGLRYLQLYLSIPCLVIAFAHQAIVAADPDPLLKGSTPVHHFISLQSAAVIFLFLILTLAILLSDSTSLLPLPSDLFFALASALFFLQYSVSSSAASVQTSDLQAKCDSVSGKISALASFLCLVLACLPRLFVADVGLGATFFLQGLWVLQTGLSLYVEAFIPEGCHRLLDVVSGVEGSTKCDLEESRLRAVAILDLAFLIHVMFVLLIVIVIYAVIAKTVGVRRVGSYEALPAAAIGGDNNHIQMKALTGNQA, encoded by the coding sequence atGGCTGCTATGATCTTCCATGTTTTCTCATCCTCGGCGCTCCTCTCCCTTGGCCTTTACCACATCGTCTCCGTTACCCTCAATTTCCTTAAATCCCCTCTGTCCTATTCCGCCAGGCCCTACCATCCTTTCCCGCCGTCTTCCTCGCATCAGCTTCATCTTCCCCATCATCAGCATCACCATCACTACGGCCTCCGTTACCTGCAACTCTATCTCTCAATCCCATGTCTCGTTATCGCCTTTGCCCATCAAGCCATTGTCGCCGCCGACCCTGACCCTCTTCTCAAGGGTAGCACCCCTGTTCACCATTTCATTTCTCTTCAATCAGCCGCCGTCATCTTCCTCTTTCTCATTCTAACGCTCGCCATTCTCCTCTCCGACTCCACCTCTCTTCTCCCTCTCCCTTCCGATCTCTTCTTTGCCCTAGCCTCCGCTCTTTTCTTCTTGCAATACTCTGTTTCTTCCTCAGCTGCTTCTGTTCAGACTTCCGATCTTCAAGCCAAATGTGATTCTGTCTCCGGTAAGATCTCCGCCCTGGCCTCCTTCCTCTGCCTGGTCCTTGCTTGTTTGCCCAGGCTCTTCGTCGCCGATGTGGGTTTGGGGGCAACGTTCTTCCTCCAGGGTCTTTGGGTGCTGCAGACGGGGCTTTCGCTCTATGTCGAAGCCTTCATTCCTGAAGGGTGTCACAGGTTGCTGGATGTGGTGAGTGGCGTGGAGGGATCCACCAAGTGCGATTTGGAGGAATCCCGGCTCAGGGCTGTTGCCATTTTGGATCTTGCTTTTCTGATCCATGTTATGTTTGTTCTGCTCATTGTAATTGTCATTTATGCTGTCATTGCCAAGACTGTTGGCGTTCGGAGAGTTGGGTCTTATGAAGCTTTACCAGCTGCTGCTATTGGTGGGGACAACAATCATATACAGATGAAAGCATTGACGGGCAATCAAGCTTAA